The following nucleotide sequence is from Nitrospira sp..
AGACTGGATCCAGACATTCATCTGTTTCGTCGCGTGGCTCGAAGCGACATGCCGCCTATGTTGAACCTCTATGTGACCGATGGGGTACGGACGGTCGTCCCCCCTTCGATGCCATCGACGGAGCACACCAGCCCGTTCACGGAGCTGGTGCAGCGGATCATGACGCAAGAGCAGGCCAAACCGAGTATCTCGCCGACGACCATCTTTCCGTCTGAGCGCCGAGAGGGCCAACTCCCTAATGGGTCAGTCCTGATGCTGGGCGGGCCGCTGGACAACGTGGTGGCGATGGACGCCTTGCGGGGGTGCGGGGAGCGCATTCGGGTCACCGAGAGCGGGTTTACGGTGCAGGGGAAAACTTATGATGGACCGGGTATGGCGCTGTTGGTTTCCTGTCGGCGTGACGACCAGCCGGACAGCGTGGTGACCATGCTTTACGGGACCTCACCTCAGGCGCTGGGGCGAGTCGCGCGGCTCTTGTTTTTTTACGGATGGCAGAGTTATGTGGTGTTCCAGGATGGTGCCGTCGTGGCACGGGGAGATTGGGAGGACAAGATGAGTCCAGAGGTGCGATTTGACCAGCCATAACGCAATTATCACGGGGATAGCGGGCCTGCTGCTGTGTACTCTGTCGATCACGGCAGAGGCAGCGGAAACCAAACAGCCCAAGGCGACGAAGCCCGCTGTTTCGGCAGAACGGCATCTGACCAATATCCGGCAGTTGACCTTCGGCCGCCAGAATGCCGAGGCATATTTTTCCTTCAATGGAACCAAGCTGATCTTTCAGTCCACCAACAACTGGATGAAAGACACCTTTGCGGCGGCAATGAAACCGGCCGACGAACCGCTCGGGTGCTATCAAATGTACGTCATGGATCTCGGGAGCGGTGCGATTCGCATGGTCAGCACCGGGGTAGGGGCGACGACCTGTGGATATTTCTTTCCTGGAGACCGGCGCGTCTTGTACTCGTCCACGCATTTGCGCGGACCGAATTGCCCTCCAAAACCTAAACGGGATGGGGCCTATCGGTGGGCGCTGGATGATTATGATCTCTTCTCGGTCCGTCTCGACGGGCAGGACCCGCAGCGCCTGACCACTACGCCGGGGTACGATGCGGAGGCAACGGTGTCCCCGGACGGCAAGACCATCGTGTGGACTTCGATGCGCGATGGTGACCTCGATATCTATGCCATGAATCTGGACGGCACGCACGCTCGGCGCCTGACCCAGGAAGTGGGCTATGACGGTGGTGCGTTTTTCTCCCCCGACAGCAAACGCATCGTCTATCGTGCGCAACATCCCGGCAATCAGGACGAGTTGGACCACTATCGGGCGCTACTAGCTCAGAACCTGGTGGAACCAGGACAGCTCGAACTGTTCATTATGAATGCCGACGGTTCCGGCAAGCAGCAGGTGACGAAAAACGGGGCGTCTAATTTTTCGCCGTATTTTCATCCGGACGGGCATCGCCTCATCTTTTCCTCCAACGTTGAGACGAGGAACGAAGGCGGGCGACCGGATTTCCACCTGTATTTGGTGAATGAGGATGGTTCCGGGTTGGAGCGCGTGACGTTCGAGGGATCGTTCAATAGCTTTCCCATGTTTGCGCCCGACGGAAAGAGCCTCGTATGGGTGTCCGATCGTGGGGCCAAAGAGCGTGGAGAGTTCAACGTCTTCCTCGCCGATTGGGTTCCATGACCGAAACAGGTGACGGGTCGGCTGCGCCCTGGGTGGCGCAGCCGATGCCCCCACCGGCCCGCCCCTCCGGGTGGGCCGTCCTCTTGTCCACGCTGGCCCTGCTCGGGTCCTTTGCCACGCTCCTGCACATCGACATTCCGATCCTCTGGTTTCTCCGCTCCCACAATCTGGCGGCCTGGCAGCGGGTGGGCGACCTTGGGGAGAAACTCGGCAATGGCGGAACGCTGGTGGCGATCAGTCTCGTGATCGGAGCCACGGGACTGTTGCTCAAACGGCAGGCGCTCACGCGGCTGGCCTTGGACAGTCTTCTGGCGCATGGGGTCGTCGCGCTCGTGGTCAATACGCTGAAACACGTCATCGGCCGGCCCAGACCTCGTCTCACGCATTCAGGCGGATGGCAGTGGTGGCCGTCTCTCGATTCGGGGTTGGATTCTTTCCCGTCAGGACATACTTCGGCGACAGTGGCAGTCGTCACTGTCTTGGCGCGAGCCCTTCCCCGCATGAAGTGGGTCCCCTTTGCCTTGGCTGCCTGGGTTGGAGCGAGCCGGATCTGGCGGGGGTCTCATTTCCTCAGCGACGTGGTGGCCGGTATGGTGACAGGCTTTATCATCGGCTCAGTCTTCAACGGTCCGTTGCGCTGGTGGGCACGGTCCTGTGTTGTCGCGCTGATCCGGATCGCACCGGCCGCTGTGGCGCTTGCCGCACTGTTTTGGATCTTGACGCATCGCATTGCCGACCCGGCGACCGATGCCGCTTTTCTTCTGTCAGGAACGGGCTTGGTGATCGGTGGCCTCGTCCTTCCGTGGGTCCGATCGCGCCGGATCGGAGCGAAAGGCAGCTCGATGTGGCAGTCCCAGGGGGACTGTCTAGTCTGGCTGGGGATGGGTTTCGCGTCCGGGGCGTCGGTGATTATCGGGTTGACCGGCCTGGTTTGCCTGGCCCGATGGATCTTTACTGCGTCCGGCGCGATGGAGGTTCCTGTCCCCGCGTACTCATGGCGCCGACAGTTTGTGTTTGGGGTGGGGGCAGGGGTGACGCTCGCACTGCTGCAATCGCTGAAGGGGCTTGTCCCTTTGCAATGAACAGGCGCTGCACAGGCCTGGCTAATGGCCGGGAATGCGGATCGGCGGCTGCTCGGCTTCCTCTGGCACGTTGATCATCTGTCGATTGGCTAACAGCACGTAGCCGAATCGTTCGAGCACGATCGGATAGTCCATCGTCTCGAACGGCAGCCTTCCCCGCAGGGCATTCGGAAGCAAGATCATCGTCCGCCCCGGTTGGGTCAGGTAGGGCTTGATGTTCGCCTCCTCATTCAAGGGAATCATGATGGCGTTCCGCTTGGCATAGAACACCAACGAGGGGCGAGGCTGACCATAAATGATCAATCGATCATCCGGGCCAAGGTTTGCTCCTGCGACCTCGGCTAGTCGTTGCGGCGGCTCAATGACAAAAAAGTTGACGATCGGGAACACCAGTTGTGTGACGGCCAGGACGACGAGAGCCAGTGATCCTCCGGCAGCCCAGAATGCGGCAGGACGTCTGGATTCGCTCAAGCCGAAGTAGGCGACGAGTCCCATCCCCAGCAGAAAGATGGATGCGATGGTGTAGGGACCGGGTCCGAGTCCCACTTGGCCTGCCAGGGGGAATTCGTTGGCGAGTTTGGGGGCAAACCGTGCGTACAGCGGAGGCAGTAATGCAAACGCGATCGCCAAGAGGCAGCCGACGGAGATCATGGTGTGCAGTGCGGCGCGGGCTCCAGGCGCATCAGGGTCGGTCACGCAGCGATGCCAGAAGGAGGCCGTCAAAATGGCTGCCGCAGGAAACAGCGGGGCGATGTAATGAGGGAGTCTGGTCGAGGAGAGGCTGAAGAAGATCAATCCGCCGATAAGCCAGACCGCAGCAAACCACTCCAACGCCCGTGGCGAGGCTGACATGGCCTCCGCAGAGGAGGCCTCGGCGAACAGCCCCTCGCGATTGGCGTTCCGCCAGCTCTTGTAGGCGTGATACCAGGCAAACGGCAGGAAGCCGCTCCAAGGGAAGAACCCGAGCAGGAAGATGGGCAGGTAGAACAGCGGTGTCCCGCCGTGGCCCTCCATAGCGCCGAAGAACCGACCGATCGTATCGCCTTGTGCGGAGGTCGTATAGCGCTCTCCGTGGATACTCCACATGGTCAGGTACCAGGGTAAGGTCAGCGTCAAGAGGACCAGCAGGCCGGCGATGGGGTGCCCACGCTCCCGGAACAGTGACCACGAGCGGGTCAACCACAAATAGCCGCCCGCCGCCAATATGGGGATCAAGAAGCCGATGGGCCCTTTGGTCAGGGTAGCGAAGGCCATGCCGACGTAGAAGAGCCATAGGGCATGACGTTCCCGCCCCGAGCCATAGAGGCCCAGCCAGAACCCGTAGAGTGCGAGGGTCGTGAAGAAATTCAGCACGCTGTCGGTCAGGGCCATGCGGCCGAGGCCGATGATTTCCAGGTTCAACAGCAGCATCGCTGCGCCGAACAGTCCCATTACCGGGCCTCGACAATGGGTCAGGAAGAGGTACTGAAGCAGAATCAGTCCGAGCCCGAAGAGGGCCGAGGGGAAGCGCGCGGCGAACTCAGTGACCCCGAAGGCGTGGTAGGAGAGGGTCATCAGCCAATAGACGAAGACCGGCTTGGCGAA
It contains:
- a CDS encoding PD40 domain-containing protein; this encodes MTSHNAIITGIAGLLLCTLSITAEAAETKQPKATKPAVSAERHLTNIRQLTFGRQNAEAYFSFNGTKLIFQSTNNWMKDTFAAAMKPADEPLGCYQMYVMDLGSGAIRMVSTGVGATTCGYFFPGDRRVLYSSTHLRGPNCPPKPKRDGAYRWALDDYDLFSVRLDGQDPQRLTTTPGYDAEATVSPDGKTIVWTSMRDGDLDIYAMNLDGTHARRLTQEVGYDGGAFFSPDSKRIVYRAQHPGNQDELDHYRALLAQNLVEPGQLELFIMNADGSGKQQVTKNGASNFSPYFHPDGHRLIFSSNVETRNEGGRPDFHLYLVNEDGSGLERVTFEGSFNSFPMFAPDGKSLVWVSDRGAKERGEFNVFLADWVP
- a CDS encoding phosphatase PAP2 family protein, which encodes MTETGDGSAAPWVAQPMPPPARPSGWAVLLSTLALLGSFATLLHIDIPILWFLRSHNLAAWQRVGDLGEKLGNGGTLVAISLVIGATGLLLKRQALTRLALDSLLAHGVVALVVNTLKHVIGRPRPRLTHSGGWQWWPSLDSGLDSFPSGHTSATVAVVTVLARALPRMKWVPFALAAWVGASRIWRGSHFLSDVVAGMVTGFIIGSVFNGPLRWWARSCVVALIRIAPAAVALAALFWILTHRIADPATDAAFLLSGTGLVIGGLVLPWVRSRRIGAKGSSMWQSQGDCLVWLGMGFASGASVIIGLTGLVCLARWIFTASGAMEVPVPAYSWRRQFVFGVGAGVTLALLQSLKGLVPLQ
- a CDS encoding glycosyltransferase family 39 protein, with the protein product MEPELNGQPAPPAAPTPADRSIQPPALLLLLAMAAVLFFVGLGSLGLTDRDEGRNAEAGREMFETGDYISPTFNYEPRFAKPVFVYWLMTLSYHAFGVTEFAARFPSALFGLGLILLQYLFLTHCRGPVMGLFGAAMLLLNLEIIGLGRMALTDSVLNFFTTLALYGFWLGLYGSGRERHALWLFYVGMAFATLTKGPIGFLIPILAAGGYLWLTRSWSLFRERGHPIAGLLVLLTLTLPWYLTMWSIHGERYTTSAQGDTIGRFFGAMEGHGGTPLFYLPIFLLGFFPWSGFLPFAWYHAYKSWRNANREGLFAEASSAEAMSASPRALEWFAAVWLIGGLIFFSLSSTRLPHYIAPLFPAAAILTASFWHRCVTDPDAPGARAALHTMISVGCLLAIAFALLPPLYARFAPKLANEFPLAGQVGLGPGPYTIASIFLLGMGLVAYFGLSESRRPAAFWAAGGSLALVVLAVTQLVFPIVNFFVIEPPQRLAEVAGANLGPDDRLIIYGQPRPSLVFYAKRNAIMIPLNEEANIKPYLTQPGRTMILLPNALRGRLPFETMDYPIVLERFGYVLLANRQMINVPEEAEQPPIRIPGH